TGTGGTATATTCTCAAAGAAAATGGACTACGGTATCCGTGTATTATATTTATGTAGATGGCAGTTGCCATGGGAATTTTAAACTAATCCTTTGTCTATAGCTTGATGGAGTCACACTAAATGTGTCACATTTGCTTAGATACTTTTCTTATGGTAAATATATCTTATAatatttctgtttccatctgaATTTCTACCATCTATCCTCCTGCTTTATTCAAtaatcttttgggttttttttccatgtgtttttTCTCCACAAGTAACCACAGGAACCGAGTAGGTTCATGTCTCATAGGACATGTCTCATATAAATTGATACCAGAACTGCACTTCAGTGGCAAGTGGCCCAAATGTTTTTCTCATaggaatgctttttaaaaacagcagGTTCTTCAATGATGcactcatttatgtatttttgcatTTACTTTAAGACAGTGGAACAAAATTCATTAATGACAACCAGGCCTTTATATGTGTGCTTTTCTCATGCTATATGAAACATAGCCACTTCCTCTTGCTGAGCAATTTATGTGTGACCAAGTACAGGTGAAGATCAGTGGAACAGCATTGCCTTTAGTAGATTGATGGAAAGCACAAGAAAATTTGATTTCCCAGTGTGTACTCACTGCCAAAGTCATATATGAAACTCATCTCTGAATAAAATACTGCTGTGCTGCTGTCTGATAGTCATTCTCttcataatgaaaacaaagacaagacTGGATTCCATTGATCTCGTAGTGTCTGACATTTTGACATTGTAATATGATATCAATTACAGATGTTCTTGATTAAAGCAAGGAATCAGAAAGGCTTGATACATGAACCTTGAGTATAGAGTTGTATCGTGCAAACTGTAGTGTTTTACAGGAACCTCTTGTTCAGATAATTTCAGTTAAGGCTTGGGAGAAGAGGAGTAATTTATTGAGGAATGAATGGGCAGGTTGGATGCAACCAGGAAGATCTTGAAAGTCAAAAGGAGATTTCTTTGTGATTAGTAGTATACAAAGGAGCAAACACAGTAGCATTTCATATGTATAATTAATGAAACTGTATTTGCATTTCCTATAcataattatgaatattttaagCATGTGTGCAATTTAGTTCAAAGTAGCCtataaaataataactataatCCTAGCTATGGGCATTGGTAAAATAGTTCACCTGCATGCACAGTTTATGGTTCTATGACAAAATTATTTAATCTTCAGTTCTACTTAAGAATTTAGCAATTGTATAATGtgaattttctttgattattcCCTCCTACTTCATTCTTCTGCACGTGTGATTACCATAACTATTTTCTTACCTATAACCATCTTCAACTTAGTTCTTCAGCTTAAAGCAGGAGCTGTACTCACATGGATCTGTTGGGCTCCATCCTTAGGTAttgaaacagaaacagcagatgTGTGACAGCCAGTAAGTTCTCTTTCGGGGAACCACCGCCCAGGAGTATATTGCACGTCCTCCAGCTGGAAAAAATCCATTTTGATTTGGACATGAGTAACTTAATCCTTAACCAGAGTATTGAAAcatttgagatatatatatatatatatatatatatatatatatatatatatatgtacacacacacacacacacacaatctgtgtgtttgtttgtgttgagAGAGTAAGGGAAAGAGTGAGATCAGAGGCTGTGTTCTAGTTTTGGCCCTTGCAATTCTATCCTCTTTGAGATACCAGGTCTTTCTCTTTGCCATAGCAAATAACAAGGTAGCTGAACTGGCACTTCCAGGGATCTTCTCTTCACTTATTGTTCCTTTCTCAGTTAAGGATTATTTATTTTGCTGATGGTATATCTGATGGTATATGTTATGTAATTCTGCTGCACACGCTTCCAAGCAAACTATTGGGCTCTGAATTTGCTGGCTTGAAGGTTCATTTTGTAAAGGAGCCAAATATAAGTGAGGTACTTACAAAAATCCTTTGAATTTCTGTGGTGAGCTCTGTGATATTATAAGACAGTGTAacagcatgatcaagtaggtcTTTTAGAGACATCATATCATGGTCAATCAAACTGGCATGCATGGGAACAGAGGCTGCCCTCTCCCATAGGAGGAGGTTCAACACTGTCAGCATCAGGAGTGTCCCTgctaaatagaaacagaaactaaCATGAGATTCATTCATCAGAGGTTATGAGCATTAATATCTCTGTCAGATGTCCTTGAATATATGTagtagtaaataaatatttactactGAAATATTCAGTTAAACAATTAATTTATATACCTATATAAATAAGTCAGTTATTTTCCAGATTTTTGGATTGCTATCCAAATGAACATAATGTGAGATTAAGATCCAAAAACTAAACTGCAATATAGAAAAAAGACTATACTGGAAAGCATGATACACACTGGAGCTATTTCACAGACATACAGAAGAGCTTACATCATCAACAAGATGAAGCTGCTACCCAGAATGTCaaagtttcatttttctcagcCTGAGACCTCCACTAATTTCAAACTGCCTGTGGTCCACTCAATCCAGTAATTGTTGTGTTCAATGTACCTTCTTGCTCTCAGTTTTACATGGCCAGTGGTTCAccaatcctttcttcctccttgaaGTGCTCACAGTTCAATTTGAACTTCTCAagggtgtttgttttcttttttgtttgtttgtttgttttgtttggggatcCCTGAAATGATTGCTCACACCATGTAATGTTTGTATACTCACAAAGTAGAGAGTGATGACACCTGGAGAGACAATTGGcctctggtttttctttctcacctcGCTTGAGGAAATGTTTGGCTTCTTTAGATACAGTATCTACTTCCTTGGTCACTGTCATTACATCACCAGCAAAGTGAAACCCTATGGTGACTATCCCTttctatttccttggctttctctaGATTATCTGCTCTAACCACCAGCTGACTTCAACTTGTCTCTTATTTTGTTTCCTCTGCTGCCTTAGCTTGTGAATTGGGGCCTGCCTTTTCTTTAGGCTCCACTACAATAATGTGGCATAGTCTATTTTCAGTCTTTTCCCATGCATTCTCTGGCCCAAGGCCACCTTCTTTTTCAATGTCTTCACTGATACTAACTCCAGATTCTTCTTCCCCATCCTTACGTCCCTCATTCAACAAAGCATGATACAAACAAAAAGCTACTTTGTTTGCTCTTCCAGTATGAAATTCCCTGAGCCTAAGTTCTTTTCCCTTTGGATTTCTCAGCCTACTTTGCACCATCCTCTTCATCTTCCCTCACTATTGCACTGACATCGTCTTCATTGAACTCTCCACTCActttcacattttccttatcctcCTCTGACATGGAGAAGTATTCGAAGTTGAATTCCACCATGAAGTTGAGGCATTGTTCCTGAAACCCCAGAGAACCACAGTCTTTGCCCACAAATGGCTAAGTCTACAGAGAGAACATAAAGCTGCAGAACCAACAGCTAAAGTGGCCCTCTGAGTGAGCCTTTTAAAATCATTCACTACAGACAGATTAATGTTGGGAATTAATGCTGATTTTCAGTAGTCTGATTCTTCAAGACTTTGTCTCTAACTCACCATGCAGTGCATGCATTTTGGCAAGGACACCACACTTTTATCTTTTGGTTGTATGTTCATGCCTGATAAGTATAAACACATGATTGTCTGGTATCTAGTAACAAGAGCAAAGAGAATCCAGTCATGAAAGGGTACTGTATGTTTGATTTGCTAACTCACAACAAAGCCATGCATTATTATTTTAGCAAACTGACAGATAGTGCTTTCTATGCAGTTGAACTTTACAATAACTTGTgagtatgaaatataaaatattgcaaAACTGTACTGATGAAAGAGAGTCTTACAGGGTTATATGATTTTTGCTACATCCTATTAATAAATGCTGAGGGCAGAATGCCAGTACTATGTACTCTTTACTCCACATGGATAGGTCTTCAGTATCTGTGTGGCAGAAACCCCCACTGATGATTCTGACTCAGTTCTACAGATGTTGCTGCTTCTCAAGCATCAACTTTACCCATCAGCCTAGAAACCCTAGAAATCACCATTTTATCTATACTTCTTGCAGTATAAAGTGTCATCTTCACACTTTTGACAATGATCACTGTTGGAATCTTCTCTAATCTACtaattacacacacagacagatctCCTGTCAACAGTTTCCCTCTCAACACAAAAGAAGCATTGTACAGAAAACAAGTTAAAATTAGTTCGTACATTTCTTGACACTTTCCTAAATaattactgaaataaaaaatgtgattttcatAAATCTAAATTCCACAACATCTTTCATGATGCACTAAATGTGAGTCCAGAAAATACCAGGCCAATGTTAAAGATTTCTGCTTGAAGAACATCTAAATTCATGCACTCATCAGTAAATATATCTAAATATTCTGTAGTATACAATATAAGTAAAACCCATGTTTTCTACATAATAAAGTCATTAATATATGAGTCATATACTTTCATTTCCCATAAAAATGACGGTtctatattttgtgtatataaaaaTGTGTATCTATGTATAGACGTAcatattttctgtgtatatgtaatacatatatatttatatatatgtatataggtatATGTTAATCTCGATTTTTCAGCTGTGTAATTCTCATAATCTAAGAGGAAGTGAAATAGGCAAATACTCAGTTCCCCATTTCTAAGAAATTCATGACTGTCGTGACTTCTATTTCCTGCCAGAGTCATCTATAGAACTTTAGCACCACCGACAATTAACATAGTAATATCATTCAGTTTACTCCAAATTgacaaagagaggaagacaggTATCTGCTATTACTGTCTACTTTAGGCTTCAGTACTGTGCATTAGAAAGGTTGATTCAAGCAAGCAAACTCATGTTTAAGATGCAGGAATAAGAAcatatttccttctttctagaGTCATGACAATTTGAACACATTGTTTCTAGGTTCCCCAATGTACTATCATGTTTTATTCTCTGGAACATCAGttatactgtatttttttttgttcctctGGGAGCTACCCTGGCATTTGAAGATATTAAAACAGCACCCATGGTTTCTAGCCATTGTACACCACAATAATAATCCcttcttttatgtgtttatgtgtatatgcggtattttttaatttttttgaaactGAATGTCTATTTGGCTTGAAATTTTCTCAGTAGAATTGGATGGCAGATTTGCCAAAATTAACAAGTGAGCTGTCTTTTTAGTTCCAAAATTAGAATTACAAGCTTCAACTACGTCATGGACCTTTCCCCATCCTCTTGCTTTCTTTAGTCTAAGTAAGATGCTGAATCATCTTAGAAATTTCTCCTTATATCAAGGAGAAAATTCCCATGTCTAAAAACTGTTCTAAGTTGTCTACTTTGCCCTTAAACAGGTTCCTTATAGACTACAATTTTCCTAATCCTTTGTTATGGTACTTTTCAATTTAATATGTCTATTAACACCAGGTACACAATATAGGATTCTAAGGAAAGAATACCATTTGATGGATTTATCAAATTTGCTGAGAAAAGCATTAATGAGAGTTTACTTACAGAAGCAAGGTTGACTCAATGACAACTGCATCTCAGAAAACTTCCACGATGGTAGATGGGCCACTGGAGAATGCTGCTGCACTGAAGTCCTAGTCTCAGTTAACTCACTGCCATCTAAATACTCTGTCAGTTTGCCCCAAGGCCCCTCGCTGCTACGGCAGGAAGGAAATAAGAATAAAGCCCTAGGTAGGGTTGCACTTAATCTCCTTCTTCAGGCAATGTCAAAAGTATTGCCACAATTATCATGAACTTGCTAAAATGGaggtctaaacagagaattttcaacttAAGAATGCCAAATGGCTGatacatttaaggaattgctcaacatccttggtcatcagagaaatgtaaaacaaaatgactctgagataccatcttatacgaTTGAGAATGCATGAGATCAAAACACTGAttacagcttatgttggagaagatgtggagtaagagaaacactcctccactgctagtagGAGTACAAACTTCAACCACTTTGGGGATCGGTTTGGCAATTTCTCAGAATACTGGGAAtgatctacct
The DNA window shown above is from Cricetulus griseus strain 17A/GY chromosome 3, alternate assembly CriGri-PICRH-1.0, whole genome shotgun sequence and carries:
- the LOC100751961 gene encoding prolactin-6A1-like, whose translation is MVLEVDHSQYSEKLPNRSPKWLNSEGPWGKLTEYLDGSELTETRTSVQQHSPVAHLPSWKFSEMQLSLSQPCFWTLLMLTVLNLLLWERAASVPMHASLIDHDMMSLKDLLDHAVTLSYNITELTTEIQRIFLEDVQYTPGRWFPERELTGCHTSAVSVSIPKDGAQQIHGVFLLKETISLLEAWKYPLHHIATVLSHMEDAPNDIISRAKNIEAKTKELLADLKRILSKIQPGFPESYAYPTWNGLASLQSPDEETRFFALYNFLHCLTKDSRKVHSNLKLLQCQLLYQTDC